In one Pseudarthrobacter sp. NBSH8 genomic region, the following are encoded:
- a CDS encoding sulfite exporter TauE/SafE family protein — protein sequence MVFALVLIAVVAGALAQRLAGLGFGLLVSPVLVVLLGPFDGVMIINLCGAASSLLILSRVWRHVEWKRYSGLALAALAGVLPGAWLASNVAEAPLEICIGVLLIIALLASQRLTRSSWHASGPVPMVSLGFTSGLMNAAAGVGGPAITAYAIATRWEQKSFGATLQPYFVTTGLSSLAIKYVLSGGHVPGLDAWQWLSILAAMVAGIIAGDLLSGKVKPAAVRRIVVAIAYIGAVSTLAKGFIELAAA from the coding sequence ATGGTGTTTGCATTGGTGCTCATTGCCGTCGTTGCGGGGGCACTGGCCCAGCGGCTGGCCGGCCTCGGATTCGGCCTCCTCGTCTCTCCCGTCCTGGTGGTGCTGCTCGGTCCCTTCGACGGCGTCATGATCATTAACCTCTGCGGCGCAGCCTCATCCCTGCTGATCCTCTCCAGGGTCTGGCGGCATGTGGAGTGGAAGCGCTACTCCGGACTGGCGCTCGCCGCACTCGCAGGGGTACTGCCGGGTGCCTGGCTGGCCAGCAATGTGGCCGAAGCGCCGCTGGAGATCTGCATCGGCGTCCTCCTCATCATCGCCCTGCTGGCCTCGCAGCGGCTGACGCGCAGCTCTTGGCATGCCAGTGGCCCCGTTCCCATGGTCTCCCTCGGCTTCACCAGCGGACTGATGAACGCGGCGGCGGGTGTCGGCGGACCGGCCATCACCGCGTACGCCATTGCCACCCGGTGGGAGCAGAAGAGTTTCGGCGCCACCCTCCAGCCCTATTTCGTGACCACCGGACTGTCTTCCCTGGCGATCAAGTACGTACTGTCGGGTGGACATGTTCCCGGCCTGGATGCTTGGCAGTGGCTCAGCATCCTGGCCGCCATGGTGGCGGGAATCATCGCGGGCGATCTGCTGTCCGGCAAGGTCAAACCTGCCGCTGTCCGCAGGATCGTGGTGGCCATCGCCTACATCGGAGCCGTGTCCACGCTGGCGAAGGGTTTCATCGAGCTGGCGGCGGCCTGA
- the dxr gene encoding 1-deoxy-D-xylulose-5-phosphate reductoisomerase: MQPRRIVLLGSTGSIGTQAIDVVDGAPHLFEVVALSAGGGNLELLARQAVHTGAAAVGIAAGDPRQLRDLISEAARLAGRQDYRPEIIAGPDASARIAAVAADVVLNGITGSIGLAPTLAALKSGATLALANKESLIVGGALVKAAAREGQIVPVDSEHSAIAQCLRSGSAAEVEKLILTASGGPFRGRTREQLHDVAPKEALAHPTWDMGLMVTTNSATLVNKGLELIEAHLLFDVPLDRIDVVVHPQSVVHSMVQFIDGSVIAQASPPDMRLPIALGLGWPDRVPKAASPCDWTKATSWTFEPLDTVAFPAVDLAKDAAKQGSTFPAVFNAANEEAVMAFHAGRIRFTEIVDTIDAVLSEHSGSLGLTLESVLDAEDWARTRAHERLAVSSL; the protein is encoded by the coding sequence ATGCAGCCTCGCAGAATCGTCCTCCTCGGATCCACCGGTTCCATCGGCACCCAGGCGATTGACGTCGTCGACGGCGCTCCGCACCTTTTTGAGGTGGTGGCGCTCAGCGCCGGCGGCGGAAACCTGGAGCTCCTGGCCCGCCAGGCCGTCCACACCGGTGCCGCCGCCGTGGGTATCGCCGCGGGGGATCCGCGGCAGCTGCGGGACCTGATCTCCGAGGCCGCCCGCCTCGCCGGACGGCAGGACTACCGCCCCGAAATCATCGCCGGCCCGGACGCCTCGGCCCGCATCGCCGCAGTAGCGGCGGACGTGGTGCTCAACGGCATCACCGGGTCCATCGGGCTTGCCCCGACTCTCGCCGCCCTGAAGTCAGGTGCAACACTGGCGCTGGCCAACAAGGAATCGCTCATCGTGGGCGGAGCGCTCGTCAAGGCGGCCGCCCGTGAGGGGCAGATCGTGCCGGTGGACTCCGAGCACTCAGCGATAGCGCAGTGCCTCCGCTCCGGGTCCGCGGCCGAAGTCGAGAAGCTTATCCTGACGGCATCGGGCGGGCCGTTCCGCGGCCGGACGCGCGAGCAGCTCCACGACGTAGCGCCGAAAGAGGCGCTGGCCCACCCCACCTGGGACATGGGCCTGATGGTCACCACCAACTCGGCCACGCTGGTCAACAAGGGCCTCGAGCTCATCGAAGCCCATTTGCTGTTCGACGTGCCGCTGGACCGGATCGACGTTGTGGTCCACCCGCAGTCGGTGGTCCACTCCATGGTCCAGTTCATCGACGGGTCCGTCATCGCCCAGGCGTCCCCGCCGGACATGCGCCTCCCCATTGCCTTAGGGCTGGGCTGGCCGGACAGAGTCCCCAAAGCGGCCTCCCCATGTGACTGGACCAAAGCCACCAGCTGGACGTTCGAACCGCTGGACACCGTCGCTTTCCCGGCCGTGGACCTGGCCAAGGACGCCGCCAAGCAGGGGAGTACCTTTCCCGCCGTTTTTAACGCAGCAAACGAGGAGGCGGTCATGGCGTTCCACGCGGGACGCATCCGCTTCACCGAAATCGTGGACACCATCGATGCTGTCCTCAGCGAACATTCAGGATCCTTAGGGCTGACGCTGGAGTCGGTACTGGATGCTGAAGACTGGGCACGTACGCGCGCCCACGAACGTTTAGCAGTCAGCAGTCTCTAG
- a CDS encoding RIP metalloprotease, producing MSPVLLFILGVVFVAIGIAVSIALHEVGHLLPAKLFKVRVTKYMIGFGPTLWSKRKGETEYGVKAIPLGGYVSMIGMYPPNKEDGTVRPSSTGMFQTLATEARSMAHEEVGPEDANRVFYRLPVWKKIIVMLGGPAMNLLIGVVLTAVLLMGFGMATATTTIADVSKCQVAAGQTVDPDSPDCQLTPAAAAGLLPNDVVTSFDGKAVTGWDELTEWIRASAGREVSITVERDGAPVTTAVTPVLSARPVVGVDGRQAKDDAGTLLYQDVGFLGIGAQTELVPQPASSVLPMAGENIKQVAGVIFNLPARVVGVAKAAFSEEERDPNGPISVVGVGRVAGEVAAMEEVPLQSRIGALVGLLAGLNFALAVFNLIPLLPLDGGHVAGALYEGARRRVANLFGKPDPGAFDIARLLPVTYVVAVLLMGMSALLIYADIVKPVSLFG from the coding sequence ATGAGCCCCGTCCTCCTTTTCATCCTCGGCGTCGTCTTTGTGGCGATCGGCATTGCCGTGTCCATTGCGCTGCACGAAGTGGGGCACCTGTTGCCCGCCAAGCTGTTCAAAGTGCGCGTCACCAAGTACATGATCGGCTTCGGCCCCACCCTGTGGTCCAAACGGAAGGGCGAAACCGAATACGGCGTGAAGGCGATCCCGCTGGGTGGCTACGTGTCCATGATCGGCATGTATCCACCCAACAAGGAGGACGGAACCGTCCGCCCCTCGAGCACCGGCATGTTCCAGACCCTGGCCACGGAGGCCCGGTCCATGGCACACGAGGAAGTGGGTCCGGAGGACGCAAACCGCGTGTTCTACCGGCTGCCGGTGTGGAAGAAAATCATCGTGATGCTGGGCGGTCCGGCCATGAACCTGCTGATCGGCGTGGTCCTGACCGCCGTGCTGCTGATGGGCTTCGGCATGGCCACGGCCACCACCACCATCGCCGACGTCTCCAAATGCCAGGTGGCCGCCGGCCAAACGGTTGACCCCGATTCCCCGGACTGCCAGCTGACCCCCGCGGCCGCTGCCGGGCTCCTGCCCAACGACGTGGTCACCTCCTTTGACGGGAAAGCTGTCACCGGCTGGGACGAGCTGACCGAATGGATCCGGGCTTCCGCGGGCAGGGAAGTCAGCATCACCGTGGAGCGCGACGGCGCGCCTGTCACCACCGCAGTGACGCCGGTGCTCTCCGCCCGCCCCGTCGTCGGCGTGGACGGACGCCAGGCCAAGGACGACGCCGGCACCCTCCTGTACCAGGACGTCGGATTCCTGGGCATCGGCGCGCAGACCGAACTGGTTCCCCAGCCGGCGTCGTCCGTCCTGCCCATGGCGGGCGAAAACATCAAGCAAGTGGCTGGCGTTATCTTCAATCTGCCCGCCCGGGTGGTGGGCGTTGCGAAGGCGGCCTTCAGTGAGGAAGAGCGGGACCCCAACGGCCCCATCAGTGTGGTGGGCGTCGGGCGCGTGGCCGGTGAAGTGGCGGCCATGGAAGAAGTGCCGCTCCAGTCCAGGATTGGCGCCCTGGTAGGGCTGCTCGCCGGACTGAACTTTGCGCTCGCGGTCTTCAACCTGATCCCCCTGCTTCCGCTCGATGGTGGCCATGTGGCCGGAGCGCTGTACGAAGGGGCGCGGCGGCGGGTGGCCAACCTGTTCGGCAAACCGGATCCGGGCGCCTTCGACATTGCCAGACTGCTGCCCGTGACCTACGTGGTGGCTGTGTTGCTGATGGGCATGAGCGCGCTCCTGATCTATGCCGACATCGTCAAGCCGGTGAGCCTCTTCGGCTGA
- a CDS encoding MarR family transcriptional regulator: MYVLTIDQRGSTADVDRVPDLITALHSLAPAPFERSVGDELQGVVEHAEDVVEIAMYALRSGHWYVGIGIGAVQLTPGGSPREGSGSGFVAARKAVELAKGAAGQVPLSVVSGSIGRGREMPPRAKEGAMTSANAQAVLRLIGRLVQQRTPAQWRVVDRLRALQGGDGKHGSQKHVAQELGITEQSVSRAVLRSGWQEEWAARPAAAMLLEYAHSQIEGDR; the protein is encoded by the coding sequence ATGTACGTACTGACCATCGACCAGCGCGGCAGCACCGCCGACGTCGACCGTGTTCCCGATCTGATCACCGCGCTGCACAGCCTCGCGCCGGCGCCCTTTGAGCGCTCGGTGGGTGATGAACTCCAGGGCGTGGTGGAACATGCCGAGGACGTGGTGGAGATCGCCATGTACGCACTCCGGAGCGGGCACTGGTACGTCGGGATCGGCATCGGTGCCGTGCAGCTCACCCCGGGTGGCAGCCCACGGGAAGGTTCCGGGAGCGGCTTTGTGGCAGCGCGAAAGGCCGTGGAACTCGCCAAGGGGGCGGCTGGTCAGGTGCCATTGTCGGTGGTGTCCGGCAGTATCGGCCGTGGACGGGAGATGCCTCCCCGCGCCAAGGAAGGAGCCATGACCAGTGCAAATGCCCAGGCGGTGCTTCGCCTGATCGGACGGCTGGTGCAGCAGCGCACACCAGCCCAGTGGCGGGTGGTGGACCGGCTGCGCGCACTCCAGGGCGGCGATGGGAAGCACGGTAGCCAGAAACACGTGGCCCAGGAACTGGGAATCACGGAGCAGTCGGTGAGCCGTGCTGTGCTCAGGTCCGGCTGGCAGGAAGAATGGGCTGCCAGGCCCGCCGCGGCCATGCTCCTCGAGTACGCGCATTCCCAGATCGAAGGCGACCGGTGA
- a CDS encoding YciI family protein, whose translation MTVFAVEYVYAADSSAVRDDHRPAHRAWLAGLADEGQLLTSGPYGDGAGALLIFKVQDETELNDLLKQDPFAVAGAIAGIRTTEWTPVIGLLAAHAS comes from the coding sequence ATGACTGTTTTTGCCGTTGAGTATGTGTACGCCGCCGATTCCTCCGCCGTCCGTGATGACCACCGCCCCGCACACCGCGCCTGGCTGGCGGGTCTGGCGGATGAGGGCCAACTGCTGACCAGCGGACCTTACGGTGACGGGGCCGGCGCCCTGCTGATCTTCAAGGTCCAGGACGAAACCGAGCTGAACGACCTCCTCAAGCAGGACCCGTTCGCCGTCGCCGGTGCCATTGCCGGGATCCGGACCACCGAGTGGACTCCCGTGATCGGCCTCCTCGCCGCACACGCATCCTGA
- the ispG gene encoding flavodoxin-dependent (E)-4-hydroxy-3-methylbut-2-enyl-diphosphate synthase, which yields MTSVSLGMPSAPPPVLAPRRKTRQIKVGSVGVGSDSPISVQSMTTTPTTDINATLQQIAELTASGCDIVRVACPSADDAEALPIIARKSQIPVIADIHFQPKYVFAAIEAGCAAVRVNPGNIRKFDDQVKEIARAAKDHGTSIRIGINAGSLEPGILKKYGKATPEALVESAVWEASLFEEHGFNDFKISVKHNDPVIMVAAYEMLAEQGDWPLHLGVTEAGPAFQGTIKSATAFGALLAKGIGDTIRVSLSAPPVEEIKVGNQILQSLNLRPRKLEIVSCPSCGRAQVDVYTLAEQVTAGLEGMEIPLRVAVMGCVVNGPGEAREADLGVASGNGKGQIFVKGQVIKTVPESEIVETLIEEAMRIAEEMGEADGEDAVKGSPVVSVS from the coding sequence GTGACCTCGGTCAGCCTGGGAATGCCGTCAGCACCGCCGCCCGTCCTCGCCCCCCGCCGCAAGACGCGGCAGATCAAAGTCGGTTCCGTCGGGGTCGGTTCGGACTCGCCCATCAGCGTGCAGTCCATGACCACCACGCCCACTACGGACATCAACGCCACCCTGCAGCAGATCGCGGAACTCACCGCTTCCGGCTGCGACATCGTACGGGTCGCCTGCCCGTCGGCCGATGATGCGGAGGCACTGCCCATCATCGCGCGCAAGTCCCAGATCCCCGTTATTGCGGACATCCACTTCCAGCCCAAATACGTCTTCGCGGCAATTGAGGCCGGCTGCGCGGCAGTGCGCGTGAACCCGGGCAATATCCGCAAGTTCGATGACCAGGTCAAGGAAATCGCCCGCGCCGCGAAGGACCACGGGACCTCCATCCGGATCGGCATCAACGCCGGATCCCTGGAGCCTGGAATCCTGAAGAAGTATGGCAAGGCCACGCCCGAGGCCCTCGTGGAATCGGCCGTCTGGGAAGCCTCGCTGTTCGAAGAGCACGGTTTCAACGACTTCAAGATCTCGGTCAAGCACAACGACCCCGTCATCATGGTTGCTGCCTACGAGATGCTTGCCGAGCAGGGCGACTGGCCCCTGCACCTGGGCGTGACCGAAGCCGGGCCCGCCTTCCAGGGAACCATCAAGTCCGCTACGGCCTTCGGGGCGCTCCTGGCCAAGGGCATCGGCGACACCATCCGGGTTTCCCTCTCGGCGCCGCCCGTCGAGGAAATCAAGGTGGGCAACCAGATCCTCCAGTCACTGAACCTGCGCCCGCGCAAACTGGAAATCGTCTCCTGCCCGTCATGCGGCCGCGCCCAGGTGGACGTTTATACCCTGGCCGAGCAGGTCACTGCCGGGCTCGAAGGCATGGAAATTCCGCTCCGCGTGGCAGTGATGGGCTGTGTTGTGAACGGGCCGGGCGAAGCCCGCGAAGCCGATCTGGGTGTGGCGTCGGGCAATGGCAAGGGCCAAATCTTTGTGAAGGGCCAAGTCATCAAGACTGTGCCTGAGAGCGAGATTGTTGAGACACTGATCGAAGAGGCCATGCGCATAGCTGAAGAGATGGGGGAGGCCGATGGCGAAGATGCTGTCAAGGGTAGCCCCGTGGTTAGCGTCTCATAA
- a CDS encoding GNAT family N-acetyltransferase: MLSRVAPWLASHKEDAALAGISVRTLAGADTAALRRLASQDPVANVFILAHLRAAGSAAPTTGGAAVLGVFDDGILAGACWAGANLVPVQLDPEFAGLVAAAASTSGRRFASVFGPADAVLALHAELAELGHAAHEVRDEQPLMTLCGPPSVEPNADLDLGRLADFDRILPACAAMFEEEVGYSPFLGGKEFYSRRVEGLIRQGHSLAHVNESGDVVFKAELGAVTADVTQIQGVWMNPGYRGQGLSAGYMAAVVEKARTLAPVTSLYVNGFNLRARSTYERVGFRQVGTFATVLF, translated from the coding sequence ATGCTGTCAAGGGTAGCCCCGTGGTTAGCGTCTCATAAGGAGGACGCCGCGCTGGCGGGGATATCCGTCAGGACCCTCGCCGGTGCGGACACCGCTGCCCTGCGGCGCCTCGCGTCGCAGGACCCGGTGGCCAATGTATTTATCCTGGCGCACCTTCGGGCGGCTGGTTCGGCTGCGCCCACCACTGGTGGTGCTGCCGTCTTGGGAGTTTTCGACGACGGCATCCTGGCGGGCGCGTGCTGGGCAGGCGCCAACCTGGTCCCGGTCCAGCTTGACCCGGAATTCGCTGGGCTTGTCGCTGCGGCAGCAAGCACATCCGGCCGCCGCTTCGCCTCCGTCTTTGGCCCCGCAGATGCCGTCCTTGCACTTCATGCTGAGCTTGCCGAACTGGGGCATGCGGCCCACGAGGTGCGGGATGAACAGCCGCTGATGACGCTGTGCGGGCCGCCGTCGGTGGAGCCGAACGCGGACCTGGACCTTGGCCGGCTGGCCGATTTTGACCGGATCCTTCCCGCCTGCGCCGCCATGTTCGAAGAGGAAGTGGGCTATTCGCCGTTCCTCGGGGGCAAGGAGTTCTATAGCCGTCGGGTGGAAGGCCTCATCCGGCAAGGCCACTCATTGGCGCACGTCAACGAATCCGGCGATGTTGTGTTCAAGGCCGAGCTGGGAGCGGTGACAGCTGATGTCACGCAGATCCAGGGTGTATGGATGAACCCCGGCTACCGCGGACAGGGTCTGAGCGCAGGCTACATGGCTGCCGTAGTGGAGAAGGCGCGAACGCTTGCCCCGGTCACCAGCCTCTACGTTAACGGCTTCAACCTGCGGGCGCGGTCCACGTATGAGCGCGTGGGCTTCCGCCAGGTTGGCACCTTCGCCACGGTGCTGTTCTAG
- a CDS encoding TetR family transcriptional regulator: MNGQHDPAGAAEPAGSAAGPGRRGRRGGASESRDQILDTARRLFAEHGFEGTSLRQIARETGVDPAMVHHFFKGKDELFALSVALPADPEKVLAGVNGYSPEDRAEAIVRAVLRLWESPAQHSLVAFLRGTIGSKAKTLLLRELVQRTILSRIMAGVPGPPAEVAMRGNLVATQMMGVMLVRYLIRLEPLASASSDDVVRLVAPNVQHYLTGDLKAEG; this comes from the coding sequence GTGAACGGACAGCATGATCCCGCAGGCGCCGCGGAGCCCGCAGGCAGCGCGGCTGGTCCGGGCCGGCGGGGCAGACGCGGCGGGGCAAGCGAGTCGAGGGACCAGATCCTGGACACCGCCCGGAGACTGTTCGCCGAACACGGTTTCGAGGGGACCAGCCTGCGCCAGATCGCCCGGGAAACCGGAGTGGACCCCGCCATGGTGCACCACTTCTTCAAGGGCAAGGACGAGCTCTTTGCGCTGAGCGTGGCACTGCCGGCCGACCCGGAGAAAGTCCTGGCGGGCGTCAACGGCTACTCGCCGGAAGACCGGGCCGAGGCGATTGTGCGGGCGGTGCTGCGCTTGTGGGAGAGCCCTGCCCAGCACAGCCTGGTGGCCTTCCTCCGGGGAACCATCGGTTCGAAGGCGAAGACCCTGCTGCTGCGGGAACTGGTACAGCGCACCATCCTCAGCCGGATCATGGCGGGAGTCCCCGGACCGCCCGCAGAAGTCGCCATGCGCGGAAATCTCGTGGCCACGCAGATGATGGGCGTGATGCTGGTCCGGTATCTCATTCGGCTGGAACCGCTCGCGTCCGCTTCCTCCGACGACGTTGTCCGGCTCGTGGCGCCGAACGTCCAGCACTACCTGACGGGTGACCTGAAAGCTGAGGGGTGA
- a CDS encoding ABC transporter permease produces MLLATTRRVLDQLRHDHRSIALILVVPALLLTAVYFLYENETLPPGVPRTFDRVGLMMLAIFPFVVMFLVTSITMLRERTSGTLERLLTTPIHKADLLFGYGLAFSIMAALQSLVATAVAYWIFGLEIQGSPGLVVMIAVINAVLGVALGLLCSAFARTEFQAVQFMPVVVVPQILLCGLFVARERMNEALEAVSNVLPLTFSVDALQEIATNTEATDQLWMDAGIMVAIVLAVLVLASLTLRRRTA; encoded by the coding sequence ATGCTGTTGGCCACCACCCGGCGCGTCCTGGACCAACTCCGGCACGACCACCGAAGCATCGCGCTGATCCTGGTGGTTCCTGCGCTGCTGCTCACCGCCGTGTACTTTCTCTATGAAAATGAAACACTGCCGCCAGGCGTGCCCAGGACTTTTGACCGCGTAGGCCTGATGATGCTGGCGATCTTCCCGTTTGTGGTGATGTTCCTGGTCACGTCCATTACGATGCTGCGCGAACGCACCTCCGGGACCCTGGAACGGCTGCTGACCACTCCCATCCACAAGGCAGACCTGCTGTTCGGCTACGGGCTCGCATTTTCCATCATGGCCGCGCTGCAGTCGCTGGTGGCTACCGCCGTGGCCTACTGGATATTCGGGCTCGAGATCCAAGGTAGCCCGGGTCTGGTGGTCATGATTGCCGTGATCAATGCGGTTCTTGGCGTCGCCCTGGGGCTGCTCTGTTCGGCCTTCGCCCGCACAGAATTCCAGGCCGTGCAGTTTATGCCGGTGGTGGTGGTCCCGCAGATCCTGCTCTGCGGCCTCTTTGTGGCCCGCGAGAGGATGAACGAGGCCCTGGAGGCTGTGTCGAATGTCCTGCCCCTGACCTTTTCGGTGGATGCGCTCCAGGAGATCGCCACCAACACCGAGGCCACAGATCAGTTGTGGATGGACGCCGGCATCATGGTGGCGATTGTCCTGGCGGTACTGGTCCTCGCGTCGTTGACCCTACGGCGGCGGACTGCGTGA
- a CDS encoding ABC transporter ATP-binding protein, with translation MSHSAATAPASPVAGVAVAASSLHVTRGKVPVLRGLDFSIHGGEITGLLGPSGSGKTTLMRAIMGVQLLTSGSVQVLGLPAGHPDLRHRVGYVTQSPSVYPDLTVEANVRYFGAMHRRGRAEAAEAIAAVGLEPQARQKTGDLSGGQLSRVSLACALVARPSLLVLDEPTVGLDPVLRADLWDRFRTMAESGTTLLISSHVMEEASHCGSLLLIREGKLLAQLTPAELSQRGHSADLEKAFLHIIQDTAEGRSTEGTVRS, from the coding sequence ATGTCCCATTCAGCAGCAACGGCCCCGGCCAGCCCCGTGGCTGGGGTGGCCGTCGCCGCCAGCTCCCTGCACGTCACCAGGGGAAAGGTTCCCGTCCTGCGCGGCCTGGACTTTTCCATCCACGGGGGCGAGATAACCGGGCTGTTGGGCCCGTCCGGCAGCGGCAAGACCACCCTCATGCGGGCCATCATGGGCGTCCAACTACTCACCTCCGGCTCGGTCCAAGTACTGGGGCTGCCCGCCGGGCACCCTGACCTGCGGCACCGGGTGGGCTACGTGACCCAGTCCCCCAGCGTGTATCCGGACCTCACCGTCGAAGCCAACGTCCGCTACTTCGGCGCCATGCACCGCAGGGGCCGCGCCGAAGCCGCGGAGGCGATCGCCGCCGTCGGGCTTGAACCGCAGGCCAGGCAGAAAACCGGCGACCTCTCCGGCGGCCAGCTGAGCCGGGTTTCACTGGCCTGCGCCCTGGTGGCCCGTCCCAGCCTGCTCGTCCTGGACGAGCCCACCGTCGGCCTTGACCCGGTGCTCCGTGCGGACCTGTGGGACCGGTTCCGGACCATGGCCGAGTCCGGGACCACGCTCCTGATTTCCAGCCATGTGATGGAGGAAGCCAGCCATTGCGGATCGCTGCTCCTGATCCGGGAAGGGAAGCTCCTGGCGCAGCTGACGCCGGCGGAATTGAGTCAACGCGGGCACAGCGCCGATCTGGAGAAGGCCTTTCTGCATATCATCCAGGACACCGCCGAAGGCCGGTCCACCGAAGGGACGGTACGGTCATGA
- a CDS encoding proline--tRNA ligase, whose protein sequence is MVTRMSQLFLRTLREDPADAEVASHRLLIRAGYIRRAAPGIYTWLPLGLSVLRRVEKVIREEMAAIGAQEVHFPALLPKEPYEATNRWKEYGEGIFRLKDRKGNDYLLAPTHEEMFALLVKDLYSSYKDLPLSIYQIQNKYRDEARPRAGLIRGREFIMKDSYSFDVDDAGLDASYAAHRVAYLRIFERLGLEVVPVAATAGAMGGSKSEEFLHPTEIGEDTFVRSAGGYAANVEAVTTVVPADIDFTGAPAAEVRDTPDTPTIDTLVEAANVLAPRTEADGGAWTAADTLKNVVLAVTLPTGERQLVVIGLPGDRGVDLKRVEANIGSFLPIAGEITLEAANDDDLKKQPLIVKGYLGPGMSLDAPLLGTEGAAKMLYLVDPRVVSGSAWVTGANDAGKHVFGLVAGRDFGWDGVIECTDVRAGDEAPDGSGPLETARGIEMGHIFQLGRKYAAALDLKVLDQNGKQVVVTMGSYGVGVTRAVAALAESNHDEKGLIWPRAVAPADVHVVAVGRGEEIFAAAEQLALELEAAGLDVIYDDRPKVSPGVKFGDAELVGVPTILAVGRGLVDGVVEVKDRRSGEAENVAVDKAVDYVVTAVRS, encoded by the coding sequence GTGGTCACAAGAATGTCCCAGCTTTTCCTGCGCACCTTGCGTGAAGATCCCGCCGATGCCGAGGTGGCCAGCCACCGGCTCCTGATCCGGGCAGGCTACATCCGCCGGGCCGCGCCGGGTATCTACACCTGGCTGCCACTGGGGCTCAGCGTGCTGCGCAGAGTGGAGAAGGTCATCCGCGAGGAAATGGCAGCCATCGGTGCCCAGGAAGTCCACTTCCCGGCACTGCTGCCCAAGGAACCCTACGAGGCCACCAACCGCTGGAAGGAATACGGCGAGGGCATCTTCAGGCTCAAGGACCGTAAGGGCAACGACTACCTGCTGGCACCCACGCATGAGGAAATGTTCGCCCTGCTGGTCAAGGACCTGTACTCGTCCTACAAGGACCTGCCGCTGAGCATTTACCAGATCCAGAACAAATACCGCGACGAAGCACGCCCCCGGGCGGGTTTGATCCGCGGCCGCGAATTCATCATGAAGGACTCCTACTCCTTCGACGTGGACGACGCCGGCCTGGACGCCAGTTACGCCGCACACCGCGTCGCCTACCTCAGGATTTTCGAGCGCCTGGGCCTGGAGGTTGTTCCTGTTGCGGCCACCGCCGGTGCCATGGGCGGGTCAAAGAGCGAGGAATTCCTGCACCCAACCGAGATCGGTGAGGACACGTTTGTGCGCTCCGCCGGAGGTTACGCGGCCAACGTTGAAGCCGTCACCACTGTGGTTCCCGCGGACATCGACTTCACCGGCGCCCCCGCCGCCGAGGTCCGGGACACCCCGGACACCCCCACGATCGACACGCTCGTCGAGGCCGCCAACGTCCTCGCTCCGCGGACAGAGGCCGACGGCGGCGCCTGGACCGCCGCTGACACGCTCAAGAACGTCGTCCTCGCCGTCACGCTGCCCACCGGGGAGCGCCAGCTCGTAGTCATCGGCCTCCCCGGCGACCGCGGCGTTGACCTCAAGCGCGTCGAAGCGAACATCGGGTCTTTCTTGCCGATTGCCGGCGAGATCACGCTCGAAGCCGCCAACGACGACGACCTCAAGAAGCAGCCCCTGATCGTGAAGGGCTATCTCGGCCCCGGCATGTCCCTGGACGCGCCGCTGCTGGGCACCGAGGGCGCCGCAAAGATGCTCTACCTCGTGGACCCCCGCGTCGTCAGCGGCTCCGCCTGGGTCACCGGCGCCAACGATGCCGGCAAGCACGTCTTCGGCCTCGTCGCCGGACGCGACTTCGGCTGGGACGGCGTCATCGAGTGCACCGACGTGCGCGCGGGTGACGAGGCTCCGGACGGCTCCGGTCCGCTCGAAACCGCCCGCGGCATCGAAATGGGCCACATATTCCAGCTGGGCCGCAAGTATGCCGCGGCCCTGGACCTGAAGGTCCTGGACCAGAACGGCAAGCAGGTCGTGGTGACCATGGGTTCCTATGGCGTCGGTGTCACCCGCGCCGTCGCCGCCCTCGCCGAGTCCAACCACGATGAGAAAGGCCTGATCTGGCCCCGCGCCGTCGCCCCGGCAGATGTCCACGTGGTGGCCGTCGGCCGCGGCGAGGAGATCTTTGCCGCCGCCGAGCAGCTGGCCCTGGAACTCGAGGCCGCCGGCCTGGACGTCATCTATGACGACCGGCCCAAGGTCTCCCCGGGCGTAAAGTTCGGCGATGCGGAACTCGTCGGCGTCCCCACTATCCTGGCCGTCGGCCGCGGCCTGGTGGACGGCGTTGTGGAAGTCAAGGACCGCCGCAGCGGCGAAGCCGAGAACGTGGCCGTGGACAAGGCCGTTGACTATGTGGTCACCGCCGTCCGCAGCTGA